A single genomic interval of Helianthus annuus cultivar XRQ/B chromosome 6, HanXRQr2.0-SUNRISE, whole genome shotgun sequence harbors:
- the LOC110876611 gene encoding uncharacterized protein LOC110876611 yields MVFLILFRIFTGSNPTTVRQAIELAVTLTESQVKKGKLHRKGDKKPSDMTEKKKGKKAETSKKSKKCKASQNFVVTTQPNQNTQNQPPQPPAKKQYVGTTPLCNKCNCHHQPHLQCRLCKNCGRYGHLAITCRSPPAPNQAAQNLAQQPTNPARPPFPPGSCYNCGDLTHYRNKCPKLANANPARGQVYNINANEARADNEVVNGTFYVNNQLASILLIRVPTRVVYP; encoded by the coding sequence ATGGTCTTCCTAATCTTGTTCAGGATATTCACCGGCAGCAACCCTACCACGGTGAGACAAGCCATTGAGCTAGCTGTAACTTTGACTGAGTCTCAAGTCAAAAAGGGTAAACTCCACCGCAAGGGTGATAAGAAACCATCTGACATGACAGAGAAGAAGAAGGGAAAGAAAGCTGAAACCTCGAAGAAATCTAAGAAgtgtaaggcttcccaaaactttgtaGTTACTACACAACCCAACCAGAACACTCAGAACCAGCCACCACAACCACCTGCCAAGAAACAGTATGTTGGTACTACACCTCTTTGTAATAAGTGCAATTGTCATCATCAACCACATCTTCAGTGTCGTCTTTGCAAAAACTGTGGAAGATATGGCCATTTGGCTATCACATGTCGCTCTCCTCCTGCTCCGAATCAAGCGGCACAAAACCTTGCCCAACAGCCAACAAATCCTGCACGACCTCCTTTTCCACCTGGgtcttgctacaattgtggagatcTGACTCACTAcaggaacaaatgcccaaagTTGGCTAATGCGAACCCGGCTCGTGGACAAGTATACAACATCAATGCCAATGAAGCGCGTGCCGACAATGAGGTGGTCAACGGTACGTTCTATGTTAACAACCAACTTGCTTCTATtcttttgattcgggtgccgacaagagttgtGTATCCCTAg
- the LOC110876610 gene encoding uncharacterized mitochondrial protein AtMg00810-like, whose product MTTVRTLIAVVYVRKWKVCQMDVKNAFLNGDLHEEAPRAWFEKFLKRDLAHRDLAHRFAMKDLGLLRYFLGIEVAQSHKGHLLSQTKYISNLFQRARLSDNRTVDTPLETNVRYSPSDGVPLADPSLYRTIVGSLVYLTVTRPDIAHAVHVVSQFITAPTSINWGAVIRILRYLRGTPFQNLLFPSTSSLELRAYSDADWDSDRNDRKSTTGFCVFLGDSLISWRSKKQDVVSRSSTEAEYRTIAVTTCEIVWLRWILADMGVTISQPTPLHCDNKSAMQIAKNSVFHDRKKHIEIDCHFTHHHLQLGTISLPYVPLTLQIADIFTKALSVSRFRFLCDKLSMLIAIALCV is encoded by the exons ATGACTACAGTTCGTACTCTAATAGCTGTCGTATATGTTCGTAAGTGGAAGGTTTGTCAAATGGATGTCAAGAATGCATTTCTGAATGGTGATCTCCATGAGGAG GCCCCTCGTGCTTGGTTTGAGAAGTTCTTGAAGCGTGATTTGGCTCATCGTGATTTGGCTCATCGTTTTGCTATGAAGGATTTGGGTTTGCTCCGGTATTTTTTGGGTATTGAGGTGGCTCAGTCTCACAAAGGACATCTTCTTTCTCAAACAAAATATATATCTAATCTGTTTCAGCGGGCAAGACTTTCTGATAATAGAACTGTTGATACTCCTCTTGAAACCAATGTGCGATATTCTCCCAGTGATGGTGTTCCCTTGGCTGATCCAAGTTTGTATCGTACTATTGTAGGCAGCTTGGTTTATCTTACAGTTACTCGCCCGGATATTGCTCATGCAGTTCATGTGGTTAGCCAGTTTATTACTGCCCCTACGTCTATTAATTGGGGAGCTGTTATTCGTATATTAAGATATCTTCGTGGCACTCCGTTTCAGAATCTTCTGTTTCCCTCTACATCTTCTTTGGAGTTACGTGCCTACAGTGATGCTGATTGGGATAGTGATCGTAATGATCGCAAGTCCACAActggtttttgtgtttttcttggaGATTCATTAATCTCTTGGAGAAGTAAGAAACAAGATGTTGTTTCAAGATCTTCTACTGAGGCTGAGTATCGTACTATAGCTGTGACTACATGTGAGATTGTTTGGTTACGATGGATTCTTGCCGATATGGGGGTTACCATCTCTCAGCCTACTCCATTACATTGTGACAACAAAAGTGCTATGCAGATTGCTAAGAACTCTGTTTTTCATGATCGAAAAAAACATATTGAGATTGATTGCCACTTCACGCATCATCATCTTCAGCTCGGGACCATCTCGCTTCCATATGTTCCATTAACCTTGCAGATTGCTGATATTTTTACGAAGGCTCTATCGGTGTCGCggtttcgtttcttgtgtgacaAACTCTCAATGCTTATTGCTATTGCATTGTGCGTTTGA